In Leishmania mexicana MHOM/GT/2001/U1103 complete genome, chromosome 24, a genomic segment contains:
- a CDS encoding putative cyclin 11, translated as MASLGAEHKLECKSMVLTLHTLFDIPRDLVSLHSRRESVELVLKPTAKYYLENKRFCRLDLPEQHVAFSPSSIIFKHDRFVLDFESAPPQCGLSFARSSTPHAAASFANSMPSNFVDSLAVNTALAAPGVASSTGKMPLHFESDARAGGAVPPKPHLAFDENVDEDQDVNPRSPSSLKPRTSTTTLSSAMPPNQIVLRYPTRSDLKVIVEVMVGARQRRHDSSAVRWITPSWADRSIPGTISTFAAADGEVMRHKLVNRFVGLTVGHLSCTMELPHVADDLREVTACAPTAIADAAERLCTDYERLRRLHTAGTEEQLNAVRGERPVRLRDFVKQLSTGASESSIYRGLLLEVCPSFFVRRIRRICAMYPPIPQSSSWVRTDAETLAAEYTGREMSLIRNLCAELGPDLSAISPRNRFLSYTNVQPLGDELWKWIKDNYTHQENDILDYEPDMFMESLALHYGTPEPAPIQYGFSPISYELDRRAYFCDSLRFPVNREHHRYRDEAMAARQMRVLLQLTPCERPLRPIRPTSRSAGEIDILLEKYKPEFVQLVPSIADAMECVTQQNERLLRELLRESQPAGGAVAANAGTRERMRSLPHEVCPHGFHLFQSERPSGSYVALLTRFAEYTYISVSTLLASVIYLDRLCLRHPRLLLTTRNIEKLLVAAVRVASKVVDLRSVNNKNFASVFSVPVQNMNELESEFLKLMSFDFFLSPKEFNNYAHLVQLPAAYLQMPSSVRLSNAVSANGNVESSAPPPSASYEPADHVAGVGHNEKDAAVRPETNTNANNTNKMLLNTPAAATPAPPRAPSPQSQQQGRSSRGSSGAYSVDTSVAAQRALLSRKSSSTADGSTATGAETGGKYTNGSGGSAGHRYIHSGVRGGSGGGGGRGSVSGNGYGSSSSAGSAGGGVSGGTSGSKAPSAEFAGGTRVLSIP; from the coding sequence ATGGCGTCCCTTGGCGCAGAGCACAAGCTGGAGTGCAAGAGCATGGTGCTTACGCTCCACACCCTCTTCGACATTCCACGTGACCTCGTCTCGCTCCACTCACGCCGCGAAAGTGTCGAGCTCGTGCTGAAGCCGACGGCGAAGTACTACTTGGAGAACAAGCGCTTCTGCAGGCTGGACCTGCCGGAACAGCATGTCGCTTTCTCACCGTCCTCCATCATCTTCAAGCACGACCGCTTTGTTCTGGACTTCGAgtccgcgccgccgcaatGCGGCCTCTCCTTCGCGCGATCGTCCACACcgcacgccgctgcgtccTTCGCGAACAGCATGCCGAGCAACTTCGTGGACTCGCTTGCGGTGAACACCGCACTCGCCGCGCCGGGGGTGGCGAGCAGCACTGGTAAGATGCCTCTACACTTTGAGAGCGACGcgcgcgctggtggcgccgtTCCTCCCAAGCCTCACCTCGCGTTCGATGAGAATGTCGACGAGGACCAGGATGTCAACCCCAGGAGCCCCAGTAGCCTCAAACCAAGGACCTCAACGACCACCTTGTCCAGTGCCATGCCGCCCAACCAGATCGTCCTGCGCTACCCCACACGCTCAGATCTTAAAGTCATCGTCGAGGTGATGGTAGGCGCacgacagcgccgtcacgaCTCCTCTGCCGTGCGCTGGATCACGCCATCGTGGGCGGACCGATCCATCCCAGGCACCATCAgcaccttcgccgccgcggatGGGGAAGTGATGCGCCACAAGCTTGTCAACCGCTTCGTTGGGCTGACGGTGGGGCACCTCTCCTGCACGATGGAGCTGCCGCACGTAGCCGACGATCTGCGCGAGGTGACGGCGTGTGCCCCAACGGCGATCGCAGACGCGGCGGAGCGCCTGTGCACTGACTatgagcgcctgcgccgccttcacaCAGCGGGCACGGAAGAGCAGCTGAATGCTGTCCGTGGCGAACGCCCAGTGCGACTTCGCGACTTTGTGAAGCAGCTCTCGACAGGTGCGAGCGAATCCTCCATCTACCGCGGCCTGCTGCTAGAGGTGTGCCCTAGCTTCTTTGTGCGCCGCATCCGTCGAATTTGCGCCATGTACCCGCCCATCCCGCAGAGCAGCTCCTGGGTGCGTACGGATGCCGAAACGCTCGCCGCCGAGTACACTGGACGCGAGATGTCGCTCATCCGCAACCTCTGCGCCGAACTTGGCCCCGACTTGAGCGCCATCTCGCCGCGCAACCGCTTCCTATCCTATACCAACGTGCAGCCCCTTGGCGACGAGCTTTGGAAGTGGATCAAGGACAACTACACCCACCAGGAGAACGACATCCTCGACTACGAACCGGACATGTTTATGGAGTCGCTCGCGCTGCACTACGGCACGCCGGAGCCTGCGCCGATCCAGTACGGCTTTTCGCCCATCTCATATGAGCTGGACAGGCGCGCGTACTTCTGCGACTCGCTGCGCTTCCCAGTAAATCGAGAACACCACCGCTATCGCGacgaggcgatggcggcgcgtcagatgcgtgtgctgctgcagctgacgCCTTGCGAACGTCCGCTACGCCCCATCCGGCCAACatcgcgcagcgccggcgagaTCGACATTCTCCTAGAGAAGTACAAGCCAGAGTTCGTGCAGCTCGTGCCGTCCATTGCAGACGCCATGGAGTGCGTGACACAGCAGAACGAACGTCTGCTacgagagctgctgcgcgagtcGCAACCGGCTGGCGGCGCAGTCGCGGCGAACGCTGGCACGCGTGAGCGGATGCGATCGCTCCCACATGAGGTGTGCCCGCATGGGTTTCATCTCTTTCAGTCAGAGCGGCCTAGTGGGTCGtacgtggcgctgctgacgcgcTTCGCAGAGTACACGTACATCTCCGTCAGTACCCTTCTAGCATCCGTAATCTACCTAGACCGGCTGTGTCTCCGGCATCCACGACTTCTACTGACGACGCGCAACATCGAAAAGCTGCTAgtcgccgccgtgcgtgTCGCCAGCAAGGTTGTCGACCTCCGCAGCGTCAACAACAAGAATTTCGCGTCTGTCTTTAGTGTGCCGGTGCAGAACATGAACGAGCTGGAGTCGGAGTTTCTCAAGCTCATGAGCTTTGACTTCTTTCTTTCACCGAAGGAGTTCAACAACTACGCTCacctggtgcagctgccggcggcATACTTGCAGATGCCGTCGAGCGTGCGCCTGTCGAACGCGGTGAGCGCGAATGGCAATGTAGAAagcagcgcgccaccgccgtcggccTCATACGAGCCCGCGGATCACGTAGCGGGTGTAGGCCACAATGAGAAGGACGCGGCAGTGAGACCGGAGACCAACACCAACGCCAACAACACTAACAAAATGTTGCTGAACAcgccggccgccgccacacctGCTCCCCCTCGGGCACCGTCCCCGCAATCACAGCAGCAAggacgcagcagccgcggcagtaGCGGCGCCTACAGCGTCGACACCTCAGTAGCCGCGCAGCGAGCACTACTATCCAGAAAGTCATCATCCACAGCGGACGGCTCGACTGCGACTGGAGCTGAGACTGGTGGGAAGTACACcaatggcagcggcggctctgcCGGGCACCGCTATATTCACAGCGGAGTGAgaggtggtagtggtggtggtggcggtcgAGGATCCGTGTCAGGCAACGGATACGGGAGTAGCAGCAGTGCCGGAagtgctggcggcggtgtcagCGGGGGCACGAGTGGCAGCAAAGCACCGTCGGCGGAGTTTGCAGGCGGGACGCGGGTGCTGAGCATTCCCTAA